Proteins encoded in a region of the Marinomonas maritima genome:
- a CDS encoding GNAT family N-acetyltransferase, whose amino-acid sequence MKSTLIIRQATEADLRNILLFEFRNRGWFSQFLPKQMLRQQTEIYLKRLLQKHLKRVQYLVYLPNNVLIGRFNGQILDNENLSLEVSYRIAKNFTNKGIAQYVLKNLLLVWASNGVRNVYAQVADHNKASIQVLLSCGFQINEVQKDAINLESKVHDCWVYRWSDSFV is encoded by the coding sequence ATGAAAAGTACACTTATAATTCGACAAGCCACAGAAGCTGACCTTAGAAATATTTTACTTTTTGAGTTTCGTAATAGAGGCTGGTTCTCTCAATTTCTACCAAAACAAATGCTACGTCAACAAACAGAAATTTACTTAAAACGCTTGCTTCAGAAGCACCTTAAGCGAGTTCAGTATTTAGTGTATTTGCCGAATAATGTTTTGATTGGGCGTTTCAATGGTCAAATTTTAGACAATGAAAATCTGTCATTGGAAGTGTCATACAGAATAGCTAAAAATTTTACAAATAAAGGCATAGCTCAGTATGTACTAAAAAATTTACTACTCGTTTGGGCCAGTAACGGCGTGAGAAATGTTTATGCTCAAGTGGCAGATCATAACAAAGCGTCAATACAAGTCCTTCTATCTTGCGGCTTTCAAATAAATGAAGTTCAAAAAGACGCTATTAATTTAGAATCTAAAGTTCACGACTGTTGGGTTTATCGATGGTCAGACAGCTTTGTCTGA
- a CDS encoding pseudouridine synthase: MTLDILFQDEHLVAVNKPAGLLVHRTYLAKDEEDAVVQRLRDQTGKWVFPVHRLDRGTSGVLIMAFNPEVARLLSTQFAESKTQKTYHCLVRGFCDEAGVIDYPLAKLNEQKGRSRFKIEGTEKDAETRFTRLEQYQLPVAVSRYDSMRLSWVEVRPKQGRKHQIRRHFKHLLNPLVGDSCYGCRHINKVAKSIWPDDFRLMLHASNLQFNHPITGQMMTLKADFSDKIVNILNSLELYKI, translated from the coding sequence ATGACACTAGATATTTTATTTCAAGATGAACATTTGGTTGCCGTAAATAAACCGGCAGGCTTACTTGTACACAGAACATATTTGGCGAAAGACGAAGAGGATGCGGTAGTTCAAAGGTTACGAGATCAGACAGGTAAATGGGTTTTTCCTGTTCATCGGCTTGATAGAGGAACCTCTGGTGTATTGATCATGGCTTTTAATCCAGAGGTAGCAAGATTGCTTTCGACTCAGTTTGCAGAGTCAAAAACACAGAAAACTTATCATTGTTTAGTGCGAGGCTTTTGTGACGAGGCAGGCGTCATTGATTATCCTTTAGCAAAGCTCAATGAACAAAAAGGTCGTTCTCGCTTTAAGATAGAAGGAACAGAAAAAGACGCAGAAACCCGATTTACTCGATTGGAGCAGTATCAACTTCCCGTAGCGGTTAGCCGATATGACAGCATGCGGTTGAGTTGGGTGGAAGTAAGGCCAAAACAAGGTCGAAAACATCAAATTCGCCGGCACTTTAAACATTTATTAAACCCACTTGTGGGCGACTCCTGTTATGGTTGCCGCCATATTAATAAAGTGGCAAAAAGCATTTGGCCTGATGATTTTAGATTGATGCTTCATGCCTCAAACCTTCAATTCAACCACCCAATTACAGGTCAAATGATGACGCTAAAAGCCGATTTTAGTGACAAAATAGTTAACATTCTAAATAGCTTGGAACTTTATAAAATTTGA
- a CDS encoding DUF2804 domain-containing protein: MQPLLPQLAPANIINAEGQALYGQFDGIPESLGVKQFVYFDEMDKRASWLKKHFDYKQFQFVSIITPRYIIGVAIAGIRYVGSSFCYFYDVEKNQLTEIKSLKPFSIGYKMAPSPKFGSTNIKFSKNRIEFTMHDDQWQLSIDSADIQAELSLTPPVLSLPMSMCTPTGYSGWTYTQKHNALSVHGKLTIKDEPQPLNLALASYDFSAGFMRRETSWRWASINAKLPQGKLGLNLAAGVNETGNSENVMWINGERHFLGPANFELNRQISPDYWKISTLDGRVDLTFRALNCRKEKINLGFLKSNFRQNIGYFSGDIIDGNGRLYHLSNHLGLTEDHFAKW, encoded by the coding sequence ATGCAACCTCTGTTACCACAGCTCGCCCCTGCCAACATTATTAATGCCGAAGGGCAGGCTCTGTATGGTCAGTTTGATGGTATTCCAGAATCCCTAGGGGTTAAGCAGTTTGTTTATTTTGATGAGATGGACAAGCGGGCGTCATGGCTTAAAAAACATTTTGACTACAAGCAATTTCAGTTTGTTAGCATCATAACGCCAAGGTACATTATTGGCGTAGCCATAGCGGGGATCCGCTATGTGGGCAGCAGTTTTTGCTATTTCTATGACGTTGAAAAAAATCAATTAACGGAAATAAAATCTTTAAAGCCGTTTTCCATAGGCTACAAGATGGCACCATCGCCTAAATTTGGCTCCACTAACATCAAGTTTTCTAAAAATCGTATTGAGTTCACCATGCATGACGACCAATGGCAGCTCAGCATCGATTCTGCTGATATTCAAGCCGAGCTTAGTCTTACCCCACCTGTATTAAGCTTGCCCATGAGCATGTGCACGCCAACGGGCTACAGCGGCTGGACTTACACTCAAAAGCACAATGCGTTATCCGTACATGGGAAACTCACCATTAAAGATGAACCCCAGCCCTTAAATCTTGCACTGGCCAGTTATGATTTTTCAGCCGGCTTTATGCGCAGAGAAACCAGTTGGCGCTGGGCTAGTATTAATGCGAAATTACCACAGGGAAAGCTGGGGCTGAATTTAGCCGCTGGCGTAAATGAAACGGGTAACAGCGAAAATGTCATGTGGATCAACGGTGAACGTCACTTTCTTGGCCCCGCTAACTTTGAGCTTAACCGGCAAATTAGCCCTGATTATTGGAAAATTAGCACCTTGGACGGCAGAGTCGATTTAACCTTTAGAGCGCTAAATTGCCGTAAAGAGAAAATAAACCTTGGTTTTCTTAAGAGTAATTTCAGACAAAATATTGGCTATTTCAGTGGCGATATCATTGATGGAAATGGGCGGCTCTATCACTTAAGTAACCATCTTGGGCTTACAGAGGATCATTTTGCTAAGTGGTAA
- a CDS encoding sterol desaturase family protein, with translation MDFSFSTLVEHPELLLLALAPLFFVCILLEWYWGDRGNKLPKNAKYRPAEVACNFVLAGMHQGADLLTGLLIASVYLAIFDWRLFDVEMNWHTFLILMVAQDFCYYWFHRASHRVRWMWAAHVVHHSSEIMNFSTAFRQSLMYPLAGMWVFWMPLVIIGFDPNWVIFVVLLNLGLQFFVHTQAVKSLGPLEWIINTPSHHRVHHGRNPQYIDKNYAGILIIWDRLFGTYAQEVETVEYGITKPVNSFNPIKVALSEWRDMFADVSSANLGLMTRLRILFAPPSTQDTDKHERHTEDASMESSGIEKTGTKQ, from the coding sequence ATGGATTTTAGCTTCTCGACCTTAGTCGAACACCCCGAACTGCTATTGCTAGCGCTAGCACCACTATTTTTTGTGTGTATTTTATTGGAATGGTACTGGGGTGACAGAGGTAATAAATTACCTAAAAACGCCAAATATCGCCCAGCGGAAGTCGCATGTAATTTTGTATTAGCGGGTATGCACCAAGGAGCTGATTTACTCACAGGTCTGTTGATTGCTAGCGTGTATTTAGCCATATTTGATTGGCGCTTGTTTGATGTTGAAATGAATTGGCATACATTTTTAATCTTAATGGTAGCGCAAGACTTTTGCTATTACTGGTTCCACCGCGCAAGTCATAGAGTTCGTTGGATGTGGGCGGCTCACGTAGTGCATCACAGCTCAGAAATCATGAATTTTAGTACAGCGTTTAGGCAATCGTTAATGTATCCATTAGCTGGTATGTGGGTATTTTGGATGCCTTTAGTGATTATAGGGTTTGATCCTAATTGGGTGATATTTGTAGTGCTGCTAAACCTAGGGTTGCAGTTCTTTGTTCACACTCAGGCAGTGAAATCTTTAGGGCCATTGGAGTGGATAATCAATACGCCATCTCACCACAGAGTTCACCATGGTCGTAACCCACAATACATAGATAAGAACTACGCCGGCATTTTGATCATCTGGGATCGCCTGTTTGGCACCTATGCACAAGAAGTTGAAACCGTGGAATACGGCATCACTAAACCTGTGAACAGCTTTAACCCCATCAAGGTGGCGTTAAGCGAATGGCGCGACATGTTTGCTGACGTATCGAGCGCTAACTTAGGATTAATGACGCGACTAAGAATCTTATTCGCGCCACCGAGTACTCAAGATACAGATAAGCATGAGCGGCATACAGAAGACGCTAGCATGGAAAGTTCTGGCATAGAAAAAACGGGGACAAAGCAGTAA
- a CDS encoding acyl-CoA thioesterase: MKNNLDQLNCTSFEVRDYECDLQGIVNNAVYQNYLEHARHQFIKSRGLDFSEITQQGIQLVLIKAELEYKRSLQSGDHFYVQTRIERTSKLKLTFYQKVYRTRDEQLMLNAIMTVTSTTKEGRPIVFEQAALLLDNKA, translated from the coding sequence ATGAAAAACAATTTAGATCAATTGAATTGCACTTCTTTTGAGGTTCGAGACTATGAGTGTGATTTGCAAGGAATTGTGAATAATGCGGTGTATCAAAATTATTTAGAGCATGCCAGGCATCAATTTATTAAGTCTCGTGGATTAGATTTTTCTGAAATCACACAGCAAGGTATACAGCTAGTATTAATAAAGGCAGAACTTGAATACAAACGCTCTTTACAGAGCGGAGATCATTTCTATGTTCAAACACGCATAGAAAGAACTTCAAAGTTGAAGCTAACATTCTACCAAAAAGTGTATCGAACTCGTGATGAGCAGCTGATGCTTAATGCAATAATGACAGTGACATCTACCACTAAAGAAGGTCGCCCTATCGTTTTTGAACAAGCCGCTCTTTTGCTTGATAATAAAGCTTAA
- a CDS encoding ABC transporter ATP-binding protein, with product MPRNTAIKVSNLTHTVTSNTGNLTILKGINMEIKESESVAIVGSSGSGKSTLLGLLAGLDVNTSGEIFLYDNPFSSQTEEQRALVRGQYVGFVFQSFHLLPSLQAIENVMLPAELKGDKDARKKAEVLLEKVGLSHRLTHYPNQLSGGEQQRVAIARAFASNPKVLFADEPTGNLDEENGNLIIKLLFDLNQSQGTTLVMVTHNNELAKMCDRQLVMSSGQLTEKTL from the coding sequence ATGCCTAGAAACACCGCGATTAAAGTATCTAATTTAACCCACACAGTGACTTCGAATACAGGGAATTTGACCATATTGAAAGGAATTAATATGGAAATCAAGGAAAGTGAGTCTGTTGCTATTGTTGGATCATCCGGTTCCGGAAAATCAACTTTATTAGGCTTACTGGCTGGATTGGATGTGAATACCTCCGGTGAAATTTTTCTTTATGACAACCCGTTTTCTAGCCAAACAGAAGAGCAAAGAGCCTTAGTTCGAGGACAGTATGTTGGTTTCGTATTTCAGTCTTTTCATCTTCTACCTAGCCTTCAAGCCATTGAAAATGTGATGTTGCCAGCCGAACTTAAAGGAGATAAAGACGCTCGCAAGAAAGCAGAAGTATTGCTCGAAAAAGTAGGTTTGTCACATCGATTAACGCATTACCCCAATCAGCTTTCTGGCGGAGAACAGCAGCGTGTCGCCATTGCTAGAGCGTTTGCGTCTAACCCCAAGGTATTATTCGCCGATGAGCCAACTGGAAATCTTGATGAGGAAAACGGCAACCTGATTATCAAGCTGTTGTTTGACCTGAATCAATCTCAAGGCACGACGTTGGTTATGGTGACGCATAATAACGAACTTGCTAAAATGTGCGACCGTCAATTGGTCATGTCTTCAGGCCAACTGACGGAAAAAACACTATGA
- a CDS encoding D-2-hydroxyacid dehydrogenase, whose translation MKAVFLDRGSFPKNINIELPTHISDVVEYDKTRPDQVAERIKDANIVLTNKAIVSAEVISGASKLQLIQVMATGTNNVDKEACTSRGITVQNVADYSTISVPEHTFAMLLALRRNLTSYISDVKSGKWADSTHFCFLDYPIQDLSGTTMMIIGGGTLGKRVADIARAFGMTVIFADRKGAPATRAGYVDFQEALKTADVISINCPLTDETKGLISDTEFSLMKPSCLLLNISRGGIVDEHALVNAFENNTLAGAAFDVATQEPMPLNHPLQALAKRPNFLLTPHIAWASNEAMQTLVNIAMDKIAAFIDKLK comes from the coding sequence ATGAAAGCGGTTTTTTTAGACAGGGGTTCGTTCCCAAAAAACATAAATATTGAACTGCCAACACACATCAGTGACGTTGTTGAATATGACAAGACAAGACCTGATCAAGTTGCAGAACGTATTAAAGACGCGAATATCGTCCTTACAAACAAAGCCATTGTAAGTGCAGAAGTCATAAGTGGTGCTTCAAAATTACAACTTATTCAAGTCATGGCTACGGGTACAAACAATGTAGATAAAGAAGCTTGCACAAGCCGCGGCATTACCGTCCAAAATGTAGCTGATTACTCTACTATTAGCGTTCCTGAGCATACGTTTGCGATGTTGCTAGCGCTTCGAAGAAACTTAACGTCTTACATAAGCGATGTGAAGTCGGGCAAATGGGCGGATTCAACGCATTTTTGCTTTCTCGATTACCCTATTCAAGACCTTTCTGGTACGACAATGATGATCATTGGCGGCGGTACGTTAGGAAAAAGAGTCGCTGATATCGCTCGGGCGTTTGGCATGACCGTGATATTTGCTGATCGTAAGGGAGCACCAGCGACCAGAGCGGGTTATGTAGACTTTCAAGAGGCGTTAAAAACGGCTGACGTAATAAGTATTAATTGCCCATTAACAGACGAAACTAAAGGCCTTATTAGCGACACTGAATTTTCTTTGATGAAGCCGAGTTGTTTGTTATTGAACATTAGTCGTGGTGGTATTGTTGATGAACATGCGCTTGTGAACGCCTTCGAAAATAACACCCTTGCAGGCGCCGCGTTTGATGTTGCTACACAAGAGCCCATGCCGCTAAATCATCCTTTACAGGCTCTTGCTAAGCGGCCTAATTTTTTACTTACGCCTCATATTGCATGGGCAAGTAATGAGGCTATGCAGACCTTGGTGAATATTGCGATGGACAAAATAGCGGCTTTTATAGATAAGCTTAAATGA
- a CDS encoding GGDEF domain-containing protein, with protein MFQHNIKQANQLMRSAIPLMVKLDIPPTPYNYGIWYEYASNKNPRLNQVVDRALRRFGSLPAFVSKELFHEFLLPEEHKHTQRQGSALKNLTTSLGDETTTVSSELAKFNRTLRDTKKALKNANDVTQIEQVALLLDQGTFKANQAIETFSRSLFAAQEELATLRAQLSDAKKNTELDAMTLLANEKGFERSLFTLIPHAEDDLTLLLIDIDDLGEINQEYGKKAGTSLIRYVAKLLLGQLPENGFIARLNGGRFAMLLSETELGIASQLAESLRNDVSNQKIRYKNTKVLLRQITVSVGVATLFGDESPTELVERAQHYLLYAKRSGKNRIAHHE; from the coding sequence GTGTTCCAACATAATATCAAACAAGCTAATCAGCTAATGCGATCAGCGATTCCACTTATGGTGAAGCTAGATATCCCCCCTACTCCTTATAACTATGGGATATGGTATGAATACGCTTCAAATAAGAATCCAAGGCTTAATCAAGTAGTCGATCGCGCTCTGCGTCGATTTGGTAGCTTGCCTGCCTTCGTATCAAAAGAACTTTTCCATGAATTTTTATTGCCTGAAGAGCATAAACATACCCAACGTCAGGGCTCAGCATTAAAAAATCTAACGACGAGTTTAGGTGATGAAACGACAACAGTCTCAAGTGAACTTGCAAAGTTTAATCGTACACTTCGTGATACAAAAAAAGCGTTAAAAAATGCTAACGATGTAACTCAAATAGAACAAGTTGCTCTTTTGTTAGACCAAGGCACTTTCAAAGCAAATCAAGCAATCGAGACTTTTAGCCGTTCCCTTTTTGCCGCTCAAGAAGAACTTGCAACACTCCGAGCACAACTTTCTGACGCTAAGAAGAACACAGAGCTCGATGCAATGACGTTGCTTGCAAATGAAAAAGGTTTTGAACGATCATTATTTACATTAATTCCTCATGCCGAAGATGATTTAACCTTGCTTCTCATTGATATTGATGACCTTGGTGAGATCAATCAAGAATATGGCAAGAAGGCAGGTACATCTTTAATTCGGTATGTTGCCAAACTACTGTTGGGACAGTTACCTGAAAATGGTTTTATTGCGCGCCTGAATGGCGGCCGGTTTGCTATGTTACTCAGTGAGACTGAATTAGGTATTGCCTCTCAATTAGCGGAGTCTTTACGAAACGACGTCTCAAATCAGAAGATACGTTATAAAAATACGAAAGTTCTGTTACGCCAAATAACAGTGTCTGTAGGTGTAGCAACCTTGTTTGGGGATGAGAGCCCTACGGAATTGGTCGAACGAGCACAACACTATTTATTGTATGCAAAGCGATCTGGAAAAAATCGTATTGCGCACCATGAATAA
- a CDS encoding coiled-coil domain-containing protein: protein MSKWLVWTLLELSTFLLLANFIFLWLSHSLRKKNQEVKAGAQQQEGSASGIGIDSEPKSYKGLAHYLDLQINFAAASLIPGKVNQHEINGLKIWGTVLKAERAILLNQTSENPKPILNKFLSDLLYALSAPKLQNTSADELNQNLEEMKAEFYQTTELLITKESLSKSQFSLNEDLRENIDRAKKRIKQLDIKKLEHKRLETEVFELTKKIKHLEKNQAESDRNFSEFNLQAPTVQRQDKQVRSTSFKQISGLSNLSERQKMVIDQLKIQIDKANKNNNSQGAVEAQRVAIAKMERMSEESQSLILQLDSELETSSLSISSLRQDISAKDAKLAEMERQLIQSNETAIGNLQTLSANKKETLISLRDDLNSALENMSTDSLIEQDKDTKMLERLLQESETCVTLLAQELETAEDTNHHLREKVEALMPDGKDSSSSLSKPLLEQRERNKGLALQTTELKEKLMNVASSKDYQELRVVYNKKSLECDRLQLAFSDLEMKYLGTLSN from the coding sequence ATGTCTAAGTGGTTAGTTTGGACTCTACTTGAGTTAAGCACTTTTCTTTTGTTGGCCAACTTCATTTTTTTATGGCTATCTCATTCCCTTCGTAAAAAAAATCAAGAGGTTAAGGCTGGCGCCCAGCAACAGGAAGGATCTGCTTCGGGTATCGGAATCGATAGTGAACCTAAAAGCTATAAAGGCTTGGCGCATTATTTAGATTTACAAATCAATTTCGCTGCCGCTTCTCTTATTCCGGGAAAAGTAAATCAACACGAAATAAATGGGTTAAAAATTTGGGGGACTGTACTTAAGGCAGAAAGAGCGATTTTACTTAACCAAACTAGCGAAAATCCAAAGCCAATTTTAAATAAGTTTTTATCAGACTTGCTCTATGCTTTATCTGCTCCAAAGCTACAAAACACTAGCGCTGATGAGCTGAATCAAAACTTAGAAGAAATGAAAGCAGAATTTTACCAAACAACGGAGCTGCTAATAACAAAGGAATCTTTATCTAAAAGCCAATTTTCACTTAATGAAGATTTACGTGAAAATATAGATCGAGCGAAAAAACGCATTAAGCAACTGGATATTAAAAAGCTTGAGCATAAGCGTTTAGAGACAGAAGTTTTTGAGCTAACGAAAAAAATCAAGCATTTAGAAAAAAATCAAGCAGAAAGTGATAGAAATTTTTCTGAATTCAATTTGCAGGCTCCCACTGTTCAAAGGCAAGATAAACAAGTTCGTAGCACCTCATTTAAGCAAATATCAGGCTTAAGTAATTTATCCGAACGCCAGAAAATGGTTATTGATCAGCTTAAAATTCAAATAGATAAAGCGAATAAAAATAACAACTCACAAGGTGCTGTTGAGGCTCAAAGAGTTGCTATTGCCAAAATGGAGCGTATGTCGGAAGAGTCTCAAAGCCTAATTTTACAGCTTGATAGTGAACTTGAGACATCCAGCTTGTCTATTTCGTCATTAAGACAGGATATCAGTGCGAAAGATGCAAAGCTGGCTGAAATGGAAAGACAACTGATTCAAAGCAATGAAACGGCTATAGGAAATCTTCAAACTCTCAGCGCAAATAAGAAAGAGACTCTGATCTCTCTTCGTGATGATTTGAACTCAGCACTTGAAAATATGTCGACGGATAGCCTTATAGAGCAAGACAAGGACACCAAAATGCTCGAGCGTTTATTACAGGAGTCTGAAACTTGCGTCACTTTATTGGCACAAGAACTAGAAACGGCAGAAGATACAAATCACCACCTAAGAGAAAAGGTCGAAGCTCTTATGCCTGATGGAAAGGATTCATCATCAAGTTTATCTAAGCCTCTTCTAGAGCAAAGAGAAAGAAACAAAGGTTTAGCACTGCAGACCACAGAGCTTAAGGAAAAACTAATGAATGTAGCATCAAGTAAAGATTACCAAGAACTGAGAGTAGTGTATAACAAGAAGAGCCTTGAATGTGATCGATTACAACTTGCATTCTCTGATTTGGAAATGAAATATTTAGGGACACTAAGCAATTAG
- the nadA gene encoding quinolinate synthase NadA, with amino-acid sequence MSELFNKAALRDTVQKYLSEAEKSLEIKSIDNEEIRTEIKFLLKQKNAVLVAHYYTEDAIQELAEETGGVIADSLEMARFGANHDADTLVVAGVKFMGETAKILSPEKTILMPTLEATCSLDIGCPIDEFSAFCDQYPERKVVVYANTSAAVKARADWVVTSSIALDVVEHLVEQGEKIIWAPDQHLGGYIQRETGADMILWDGACIVHEEFKAKGILDLKTVYPNAAILVHPESPESVVEIADVVGSTSQLLNATKNMPNETFIVATDRGIFYKMKQASPKKRFIEAPTAGSGASCRSCAHCPWMALNSLEMLRNSLRDGSGEIHIPEETRLKALIPLQRMLNFKKNN; translated from the coding sequence ATGTCCGAACTTTTCAATAAAGCAGCACTTCGAGATACTGTACAAAAGTATCTATCGGAAGCTGAAAAAAGCCTTGAAATAAAGTCTATCGACAATGAAGAAATTCGTACTGAAATCAAATTTTTGCTGAAACAAAAAAATGCAGTCTTAGTAGCACACTATTATACAGAAGATGCCATTCAAGAATTAGCCGAAGAAACAGGCGGAGTAATCGCCGATTCCTTGGAGATGGCTCGCTTTGGGGCAAACCATGACGCTGATACTTTAGTGGTTGCAGGTGTTAAATTCATGGGTGAAACCGCAAAAATATTGAGCCCAGAAAAAACTATTCTAATGCCAACCTTAGAAGCTACATGCTCATTAGACATCGGTTGTCCGATTGATGAGTTTTCTGCTTTTTGTGATCAATACCCTGAGAGAAAAGTGGTTGTGTATGCAAACACTTCTGCGGCCGTTAAGGCTCGCGCTGATTGGGTTGTTACATCCAGTATTGCGCTAGACGTTGTCGAACACCTTGTTGAGCAGGGCGAGAAGATCATTTGGGCACCGGATCAGCACCTAGGTGGTTATATCCAGCGAGAAACAGGTGCGGATATGATTCTTTGGGATGGTGCCTGTATTGTCCATGAGGAGTTTAAAGCCAAAGGAATTCTAGACTTAAAAACGGTCTATCCTAATGCTGCTATTCTTGTTCATCCTGAATCGCCTGAGTCAGTGGTTGAGATTGCAGATGTTGTAGGTTCAACGTCGCAGTTACTGAATGCCACGAAGAATATGCCAAATGAAACCTTTATTGTCGCAACGGATAGGGGGATTTTTTATAAAATGAAGCAAGCCTCCCCAAAAAAACGCTTCATTGAGGCCCCAACAGCAGGCTCAGGTGCAAGTTGCAGAAGTTGTGCGCATTGCCCTTGGATGGCACTAAATAGCCTAGAGATGCTGCGTAATTCGCTTAGAGATGGTTCAGGGGAGATTCATATCCCAGAAGAGACTAGATTAAAAGCACTTATTCCATTACAGCGAATGCTTAATTTCAAAAAGAATAATTAA
- a CDS encoding arylesterase has translation MLLKIQLKKFFTIVTLLSISTFASASTLLVMGDSLSAAYNLRQQEGWVSLLENQLSQSNPDISVINASVSGETTQGGLSRFSALLATHRPNWVVLELGANDALRGYPLNQTTINLEKMIEQAHQENVVVLLVGNQIPQNYGKRYTQMFFNLYKDIASKYNVAYLPFMLKGVALNKDLMQNDGLHPNKEGQPIVLQNILPYLQPLLDSIK, from the coding sequence ATGTTGTTAAAAATACAATTGAAAAAATTCTTTACAATAGTAACGTTGCTTTCTATTAGCACCTTTGCTTCCGCGTCAACATTGCTTGTTATGGGTGATAGCCTCAGTGCGGCTTATAACTTACGACAACAAGAGGGCTGGGTAAGTTTACTTGAAAATCAACTTTCTCAATCAAACCCTGACATTTCGGTTATAAATGCCAGTGTCAGTGGCGAAACTACGCAAGGTGGTCTGTCTCGATTTAGCGCTCTTTTAGCAACTCACAGGCCAAATTGGGTTGTATTGGAGTTAGGTGCTAACGATGCTTTACGAGGCTATCCTTTAAATCAGACCACCATTAATCTTGAAAAAATGATAGAGCAAGCTCACCAAGAAAACGTCGTTGTATTGTTGGTTGGTAATCAAATTCCGCAAAATTACGGCAAACGTTATACGCAAATGTTCTTTAACTTATATAAGGACATAGCGAGCAAGTACAACGTTGCCTACTTGCCTTTTATGCTTAAGGGCGTCGCTTTAAACAAAGATTTAATGCAAAACGATGGGCTGCACCCTAATAAAGAAGGTCAGCCAATAGTGCTGCAAAATATTCTGCCCTACTTACAGCCATTATTAGATAGTATTAAGTAG
- the yciH gene encoding stress response translation initiation inhibitor YciH, with the protein MKNRNIVYSTDQGRLCPNCESPISDCQCKNEQIVGDGKVLISLETKGRKGKGVTVIKGLPMTNEDLKVFGKKLKTQCGTGGAVKDGQIEIQGDSRQKIKELLEKAGFSSKFSGR; encoded by the coding sequence ATGAAGAACCGAAATATAGTTTATTCAACAGATCAGGGGCGACTTTGCCCGAATTGTGAGTCCCCTATTTCAGACTGTCAATGCAAAAATGAGCAGATTGTTGGTGATGGTAAAGTACTCATTAGTCTTGAGACAAAAGGCCGTAAAGGAAAAGGCGTGACGGTTATCAAAGGCCTTCCAATGACGAATGAGGACCTCAAAGTGTTTGGGAAAAAATTAAAAACACAATGCGGCACCGGTGGCGCTGTAAAGGATGGGCAGATTGAAATCCAAGGAGATAGTCGCCAGAAAATTAAAGAATTACTCGAAAAAGCTGGATTTTCTAGTAAATTCTCGGGGCGCTAA
- a CDS encoding nitroreductase family protein — protein sequence MLTEIEQVMAVSAATQQVLLGLSALGYGAIWRSGPACFTQKTKELLSLEETDQIVGLIYVGTPKEKSSSIPEIDLGNHLEWVRD from the coding sequence ATGTTAACGGAAATAGAACAAGTGATGGCTGTATCGGCCGCCACTCAACAAGTTCTACTTGGTTTAAGTGCTCTTGGTTATGGTGCTATCTGGCGTAGCGGTCCGGCGTGCTTTACTCAAAAAACCAAAGAACTACTTTCTTTAGAAGAAACTGACCAAATTGTTGGTCTGATTTATGTTGGTACACCAAAAGAAAAATCGTCATCGATTCCTGAGATTGATTTAGGAAATCACTTAGAATGGGTAAGAGATTAA